Proteins encoded by one window of Pempheris klunzingeri isolate RE-2024b chromosome 14, fPemKlu1.hap1, whole genome shotgun sequence:
- the slc47a1 gene encoding multidrug and toxin extrusion protein 1, translating into MEKLGSPEPAHPSPGAGPVAGISVAKESGVEGDESVAVVSSKLFRCACIRHWLPLVYREELYHVLRLTGPLLLSRILYFLMPFVITIFCGHIGNSELAGYALASATINVGITSTGYGVAVACDTLISQTFGSKNMKRVGVILQRSSLILLLLCLPCWGLLINSYNILLLLRQEDEVARIAHLYAMAFLPAVPAMFLHQLQVAYLQNQGIILPQMYTAAVANIINLGTNYVLIFSLELGVVGSAVANSLSQITICLLLYGYIRWKKLHQQTWGGWSTDCLQEWGSYMKLAVPSAFMVYFEWWIWEVGGFLGGVLGELDLAAQHVLLEIGAITYMFHLGVHAAACVRVGNALGAGNTARAMVTCKVSLILSGTLAVLQGIVIAGSKSVIGYIFTSDDKIVALVSENFNVYVFLQFFDAILCVCSGILIGSGMQKIAALSNLVCYYCIGLPVGIALMFAAQLRLLGFWLGLFICVVLETVFFLFLIFKLNWKKATQKAQLRAGKKVVLLPKRRTSTMLNEAMVPDISGCPNTAPLDGEVVPEEDGYSPVNTQDQELKAVHEAEGSNTNAGGTEVEAEQRKNTSKTKPHALLSVTQLILRRGLVFLGSGLILAIGVVFHIAFPIPEPSVKGMANFTLHWSNDSTPTPLAPLDLTPNL; encoded by the exons atgGAGAAGCTGGGTTCCCCAGAACCTGCACACCCATCGCCGGGTGCAGGGCCAGTTGCTGGGATTTCTGTTGCCAAGGAGTCAGGGGTTGAGGGCGATGAATCAGTGGCGGTGGTCAGCTCCAAACTGTTTCGCTGTGCATGCATTAGACACTGGCTACCACTGGTCTACAGAGAAGAACTTTACCACGTCTTACGGCTCACAGGCCCACTG CTGCTGTCTCGGATACTGTACTTCCTCATGCCGTTTGTTATCACTATATTCTGTGGTCACATTGGCAACTCAGAACTGGCTGGATACGCGTTGGCTTCAGCG ACCATTAACGTGGGCATAACTTCAACAGGCTATGGCGTTGCTGTGGCTTGTGACACACTCATTTCTCAG ACATTCGGCAGTAAGAACATGAAACGTGTTGGAGTCATTCTCCAAAGGAGTTCCTtgatcctgctgctgttgtgtttgccCTGTTGGGGTCTTCTCATCAACTCGTACAACATACTGCTCCTTTTGCGACAAGAAGATGAGGTGGCGAG AATTGCCCACCTCTATGCGATGGCTTTTCTACCAGCTGTTCCA GCCATGTTCCTGCACCAGCTGCAAGTTGCCTACCTACAAAACCAA gGGATCATTCTGCCTCAGATGtatacagcagcagtggcaaaCATTATAAATTTGGGCACCAACTATGTCTTGATCTTCAGCCTCGAGTTGGGGGTCGT tggaTCAGCAGTTGCTAACAGCCTCTCTCAGATCACCATTTGCCTGCTGTTGTATGGCTACATCAGATGGAAGAAGCTCCATCAGCAGACGTGGGGAG GCTGGTCCACTGACTGTCTACAGGAATGGGGCTCCTATATGAAGCTGGCTGTTCCCAGCGCTTTCATGGTCTACTTTGAGTGGTGGATCTGGGAGGTTGGGGGTTTCCTTGGCG GTGTGCTTGGCGAGCTGGATCTTGCTGCCCAGCATGTGTTGTTGGAAATAGGAGCCATAACATATATG TTCCATCTGGGTGTCCATGCAGCTGCCTGTGTGCGTGTTGGGAATGCTCTGGGGGCCGGGAACACTGCCAGGGCCATGGTCACCTGCAAAGTATCGCTGATTCTATCAG GAACGCTTGCTGTGCTCCAGGGTATTGTCATTGCTGGCTCTAAGTCCGTCATTGGCTACATATTTACCTCTGATGA TAAAATTGTGGCGCTTGTCTCAGAGAACTTCAATGTCTACGTATTTCTACAATTCTTTGACGCAATTCTG tgtgtctgctcAGGGATTCTTATAGGATCTGGGATGCAGAAAATTGCCGCCTTGTCCAACCTGGTGTGTTACTACTGCATCGGTCTGCCAGTGGGGATAGCACTGATGTTTGCTGCCCAGCTCAGATTATTAG GCTTTTGGCTGGGTCTCTTTATATGTGTTGTCTTAGAGAcggttttcttccttttcttaaTCTTCAAACTCAACTGGAAGAAAGCCACACAGAAG gCTCAACTGCGAGCTGGAAAGAAAGTGGTATTATTACCAAAGCGTCGCACTAGTACCATGCTGAATGAAGCGATGGTGCCTGACATCTCTGGCTGTCCTAACACA GCCCCGCTGGATGGTGAAGTGGTCCCTGAAGAAGATGGCTACAgtcctgtaaacacacaggaTCAGGAGCTGAAAGCGGTTCATGAGGCTGAGGGTAGCAACACAAATGCAGGAGGGACCGAGGTGGAGGCTGAGCAGAGGAAAAATACTTCGAAAACCAAACCTCATGCGTTGCTTTCTGTCACTCAGCTGATTTTGCGTCGGGGACTGGTCTTCTTGGGTTCAGGTCTCATTTTGGCCATAGGTGTCGTTTTTCACATTGCGTTCCCCATACCGGAGCCCTCTGTCAAGGGTATGGCCAACTTTACCCTGCACTGGTCTAATGACTCCACTCCTACACCACTGGCTCCACTGGACCTGACCCCAAACCTCTAA